In the genome of Cryptomeria japonica chromosome 8, Sugi_1.0, whole genome shotgun sequence, one region contains:
- the LOC131055435 gene encoding non-specific lipid transfer protein GPI-anchored 13 has product MVKPMYIGFVISVLLFCMAYGDLQSDEKECASSLQDLQPCIGFLQGTGKQPTNACCTNVQKVRESNLTCLCLLIKDASDSSSGLSLNQTRLVQMPTLCKVTGKLSDCIGTLKLSPSSPEARIFETASTSSQSSSTGSPPSQTSPPKAESNWSHGVEPCIGFTVLVLLAAFLFTLF; this is encoded by the exons ATGGTGAAGCCAATGTATATTGGATTTGTGATCAGCGTGTTACTGTTTTGTATGGCTTATGGGGATTTGCAGAGCGATGAAAAAGAATGTGCATCCAGTCTACAGGATCTGCAGCCCTGTATTGGATTTCTACAAGGCACAGGGAAACAGCCTACAAATGCTTGTTGTACCAATGTTCAGAAAGTTCGTGAGAGTAATTTAACGTGCTTGTGTCTTTTGATAAAGGACGCTTCTGATTCTTCCTCTGGGCTTtctcttaaccagacaaggcttgtTCAGATGCCCACTCTGTGTAAAGTTACAGGAAAGCTCTCTGATTGCATAG GCACTTTGAAATTATCTCCATCTTCTCCAGAGGCCAGAATCTTTGAAACGGCCAGTACCTCATCCCAGTCGTCCTCCACTG GTTCACCCCCTTCTCAAACTTCGCCCCCAAAAGCAGAGAGTAACTGGAGTCATGGGGTGGAACCATGTATTGGATTTACTGTACTAGTGCTGCTGGCAGCCTTTTTGTTTACCTTATTTTGA